One region of Polypterus senegalus isolate Bchr_013 chromosome 11, ASM1683550v1, whole genome shotgun sequence genomic DNA includes:
- the LOC120539030 gene encoding RING finger protein 225-like codes for MQSAEELPGCIMTTPEKQQEEKEEEEKVEYGRGNEEENCGTPVEELSSKELSCTDARVEELSSKELSYTDDEKCANKPVDGNTESSWDTSDTECVICFCSYDNVFKAPKVLTCNHTFCLECLARINVSHEKGTTLVCPVCRLETQLPGANGLPTLQNNQEIFRQLPSDMQDAMSVRFNRKKGRLWVKRKVDPASFIKPVKVNSVSLSLDVGRPPSQVRSRTIRVLRSNWCYCLAIFIFSLVAVMLVFAGIYIFVIMPGYISSSNVNNNNSTEWPPHKNNSRSCNNIDCN; via the coding sequence ATGCAGTCAGCAGAAGAGCTTCCAGGTTGCATTATGACAACACCAGAGAAGCagcaggaggagaaggaggaggaggagaaggtggAATATGGGAGAGGAAATGAGGAAGAAAACTGTGGTACACCGGTTGAAGAGCTCTCCTCCAAAGAATTAAGCTGTACGGATGCACGGGTTGAAGAGCTCTCCTCCAAAGAATTAAGCTATACGGATGATGAAAAGTGTGCCAATAAACCCGTCGATGGGAACACTGAAAGCTCTTGGGATACCTCTGACACGGAATGCGTCATCTGCTTCTGTTCCTATGATAATGTCTTCAAAGCTCCGAAGGTTTTAACCTGCAATCACACTTTCTGCCTGGAATGCCTAGCTCGAATCAACGTATCTCATGAAAAAGGCACTACTTTGGTTTGTCCTGTATGTCGCTTAGAAACCCAGCTACCAGGAGCAAATGGCCTACCGACTCTACAGAACAACCAGGAAATCTTCAGGCAGCTGCCTTCAGATATGCAGGATGCTATGTCAGTTCGCTTCAACCGAAAAAAAGGACGGCTATGGGTAAAGAGGAAGGTGGACCCAGCTTCATTTATTAAACCTGTTAAGGTCAACAGTGTCAGCCTCTCACTTGATGTTGGCCGGCCACCTTCTCAGGTCAGAAGCAGGACAATCAGGGTGCTGAGATCAAACTGGTGTTATTGTTtagccatttttattttctcccttGTTGCAGTGATGCTGGTGTTTGCTGGTATCTACATCTTTGTAATCATGCCAGGTTACATTTCTAGCAGCAACGTAAACAACAACAACTCCACAGAATGGCCACCACATAAAAATAACAGTAGATCCTGTAACAACATTGACTGTAATTAG